The nucleotide sequence GCGGTGGAGGTGTCGGGCGTGGGCTTCGGCGCCTTCACTGCGTCGTCGATCCACTTCTGGCTCTGCTGCGCCGCCGCGTTCGTCTGCTGGCCGGCCAGCACGAGGTTGTTCCACCAGATCTGCCAGCCGAGGAACAGCAGGACCAGGACTCCCGCCGTGATCAGCAGCTCGCCGAGGACGCCGAGCACCGTCGGGCGGCGATGCGGCCGTCCGGCGCGGGTTTCCCTCGAAGTCACGTCGCTGATTCTAGGGATGCTCGCTGAGAATCGTCACGGTTGTCCACAGGCCCTCCCCCGGACGGGGGGATCAGCGTCCTCCGGAGCTTCCCCGCTACACTGTGGTGCTATGGCACGCAGCAAGTCCAAGACCAGAACCGAGCGCCCCGTCCGCGCCGAGCGCAGCGCCGCGGCATCCGGCGAAGAGGCTCCGAACCCCGTCTGGTTCAAGCCGGTCATGTTCGGCTTCATGCTGCTGGGCCTGATCTGGATCATCGTCTTCTACGTCAGCCAGAACCAGTACCCCATCCCCGCGCTCGGCGCGTGGAACATCCTCGTCGGCTTCGGCATCGCGTTCATCGGCTTCCTGATGACCACACGCTGGCGGTAGCCCGCGACTCTCCGTGTCTTTTCGGGCCCGGGACGGCGTCAGCCGCCCCGGGCTTCGTGTTTTCCACAGTTGTCCACAGGCACCCTGTGAACAGTTGCCGCGCGTTCCGCGGTGATTTCCCCAGTGTTAATAAGCCTGTGGAGAGTTACAGGCGTGTAATTCCTCACAGTGTTAATAAGCCTGTGGATAACTTATCCACGCCGTGTGGGGAACTACACGAAGAAGTGGATGAGGCTTACGGCGACGAAGATGAGGCACAGCAGCACGAGGAGCGGCAGCTGCAAGCGTCGGCGCTGCGGCTGCCGGGTCTCCACGTAGATGAGGCCGACCAGGACGCCGCCGATCAGTCCGCCGACGTGCGCCTGCCAGGCGATGTTGAACCCGGGGAGGAATCCGATGCCGAGGTTGATCGCCAGCAGCACGAGCATCTGCGTCGCGCTCCCGCCCAGACGGCGCTGGATGATGAAGAAGGCGCCGAACAGACCAAAGATGGCGCCGGACGCTCCGAGAACGGGCTGGACCGGCGACGCGAGCAGCAGAACGCCGAGAGATCCCGCGAACCCGCTGATCAGGAAGAGCGCGAGATAACGCGCACGACCGAGCAGGGGTTCGAGCGCCATCCCGAAGATGAACAACGTGTACATGTTCAGGGCGATGTGGATGATGTTGGCGTGCGCGAACACGCTGGTGAACATCCGCCACGGCTCGAAGGCCACACCGAACGTCCCGCTCGGGTACGAGTAAGCCCCCGCGTACACCAGGGCCGAGTTGACCGGGAGGTTGAGCAGCGATCCCAGGGTCTGGACGATGAAGACGAGCACGCAGAGCGCGATGATCGCGTACGTCACGACCGGTGCGCCGGAGCCGGTGAGCCGCGTCACCCACGCCGGCTTCGTGCGGGGGTGGGTGGCACGCTGCTGCGCCATGCACTCCGGGCAGACGACCCCGACCGCAGCCGGGGTCTGGCACTCAGGGCAGATCGTCCGCCCGCACCGCTGGCAGAGCACATAGCTCTGCCGGTCAGGATGCCGGTAGCAGTAGTTCGCGCGTGCGTCGACGGGCTGAGTCATGTGTCCTGCTCGCCCGTCCTTCCTCAGACCTGCTCGATGTCGATGGACTCGATGACGACGTCGTCCAGCGGCCGGTCGCGAGCGTCCGTCGGGACCTCGGCCAGCTTGTCGACGATCTTGCGCGACGCGTCGTCAGCGACCTCGCCGAAGATGGTGTGCTTGCCCTGCAGCCAGGTGGTCGGCGCGACGGTGATGAAGAACTGCGAGCCGTTGGTGCCGCGGCCGCCCTGGATGCCGGCGTTCGCCATGGCCAGGATGTACGGCTGCGTGAAGTCGAGATCGGGGCTGATCTCGTCGTCGAACTGGTAGCCCGGTCCGCCGACGCCCTGTCCGAGCGGGTCGCCGCCCTGGATCATGAAGCCCGGGATGATGCGGTGGAAGACCACGCCGTCGTAGAGAGGAGTCTTCGACTTCTCGCCCGTGGCGGGGTGCGTCCACTCGATCTCGCCCGTCGCCAGCCCGACGAAGTTCCGCACCGTCTTCGGCGCGTGGTTGCCGAAGAGGTTGACCTTGATGTCTCCGTAGTTAGTGTGGAGCGTGGCGACAGCGGTGTGCTTAGACATGGCATCAATTCTTGCACAGCGCGTATAGCTGACTTGGGCGGGCTCGAGACCTCTCGGGCCATCCCCAGCCCTTTCGGTGGCAAGATGGAGTCAGTCGCCACCCCGACCAACGGAGGAACAGATGAGCCTGACACGGAAGCGCAAGAAGGAGCTCAAGCGACTGCGCAGCGGAGCCGAGGACCTGTGGACTCAGCAGCAGGAGGTACTGGCCACCGCCAACGCCCTCGCTGCCGAGGCGCGCAAGCAGGCGGCCTACTACACGCGTGAGGAGATCGCGCCGCGCGTCCGTGACGGCTACGACCAGTACGTGCGCCCCGCGGCTCAGACCGCGAAAGACACGGCGAGCCACTACGCGGGCCAGGCACGCCAGCGCGTCGTGACGGACGTCATCCCCGCTGTGGGCACGGCCGTCGGCACTGCGCTCTCGGTCGTCGACCACGCGCGCGCTGCTCGTGCGGCCGCCTTCTCCGGCGACTTCAAGAAGGCGGGCAAGGAGCTCTCGAAGAAGCCGAAGGCTCCCGCGAAGAAGTCCGGCCCCGGCGCCGGTGGTGTGATCGCGATCGGTCTCGGCATCGTGGCCGCCGTCGGCCTCCTCTACGCCGTGTGGCAGACCTTCCGCGCCGACGACGAGCTGTGGGTAGCCGACGAGGAGCCCACGACCCCGACGACGCCCGCGGCCACCGACACGGCGCAGCAGTAGGGTCCGACCACCCGCTCAGGGTCTGTTCGGGGGTTACCCCGATGGTGCGGCGTGCGCGCCGCTGCGAGTCTGGGATGCATGAGCACTTTGATGCGTCCCCGTGATGGTCGTGTGATCGCCGGCGTGTGCGCCGGCTTGGCGAACCGGTTCGGCCTCCGGCCGTGGACCGTCCGCGTCCTCTTCCTGCTGTCCTGCCTGCTTCCCGGCCCGCAGTTCATCGCTTACCTGGTGATGTGGATCGTCATCCCCGGCGAGCAGGGACGCGGCGCCGCGACGGTCTAGCGACGGCCGGTCAGTCCCGCCATCTCGAGTGCCGTGTCGACGAGCTCGACGCGGCGACTCGGGATGCGGTCGAGCGGGAACCACGCCGCCTCATCGGTGGTGCCGTCGAGTTCGTTGGTGAGCGACCCGCCGACGACCCGCGCGCGGTACACGATCCGCAGCGCGTGCAGCGGCCCCGCATCCGGTACGAACCGGTGCTCGGCCGGAATCACCTTCGAGTCGATCCCCAGCAGGTCGCCGGCTTCGGCGGCATAGCCGGTCTCCTCCGCGATCTCGCGGACCACCGCATCCACCGGGTCCTCTCCCGGGTCGATGCCGCCGCCCGGCAGGGTCCAGCCCGAGCGGCCGCCCTCGTTCCAGTGCGCGAGCAGGATGCGGTCGCCGTCGACGATGACGCCATATGCAGCCACTCTGATATCCATCGAACCAACGTACTGCCATTGTCGGTGGTCGAGGGCAGACTAGGGGTGATGCCCGAACTGCCGGAAGTCACCGCCCTCGCCGCCGACCTCGATGGCCGGCTGAAGCAGCGTGTCATCGACCGGTTGAGCATCGTCGCCTTCTCCGCACTGAAGACCTTCGACCCTCCGGCCGACGCTTTGCACGGCTTGACGATCACGGGAGTGAGCCGCCACGGCAAGTTCCTCGACATCGCCGCGGGAGAGCTCCACATCGTCGTGCACCTTGCGCGCGCCGGCTGGATCCGTTGGCGCGACTCCCCTCCGCCACCGCCCAACGGGCGCCTGGGCAAGGGCCCTCTCGCTGCCCGGCTCGTCCTCGACGACGGCTCCGGACTCGACATCACCGAGGCCGGAACGAAGAAGAGCCTCGCCATCTACGTCGTGCGCGATCCGGCCGAGGTGCCCGGCATCCAGCGCCTCGGACCCGACCCGCTCGACCCGTCGTTCACCGAGGAGGCGTTCGCAGGCATCCTCGCCGGGCAGGGGCGCGCGCAGATCAAGGGCGTGCTCCGCAATCAATCGCTCATCGCGGGGATCGGGAACGCCTACTCCGACGAGATCCTCCACGTCGCCAAGATGTCGCCGTACAAGCCGGCCAACATGGCGGCCGACGACGTCGCCCGCCTGTACGAGGCCATGCAGTCGACGCTGCGGGAGGCTCTCGCCCGAGCGGACGGACTCGCCGCCTCAGAGTTGAAGAGCGAGAAGAAGTCGAACCTCCGCGTCCACGGGCGCACCGGTCAGCCGTGCCCTGTGTGCGGCGACACCATCCGGCAGGTCATCTTCCACGACTCGACCTTCCAGTACTGCCCCACGTGCCAGACCGGCGGCAAGCCGCTGGCCGATCGTGTGCTCTCCCGGCTCCTGAAGTAGTCCGGTTCAGCAGGCGCACTCGAACCCGGGAGGCGCGGTGAGCGGGTCGACCGACCGCTCGATCGGCCCGGAGTCATCCACGGTCGGGAGTCCCTCTCGCGCCCAGTACTCGTAGCCGCCGATCATCTCCCGCACCTCGTAACCCAGCCGGCTGAATGCGAGGGCTGCGCGGGTGGAACCGTTGCATCCCGGACCCCAGCAGTAGACGACGACGGGCATGTTCAGGGGAATCGACCCCGGCGCCCGTTCTTCGATCTCCGCGGTCGGGAGGTGAACGGCTCCCGCCACGCGTCCGTGACTCCATGCGGCCGCGGCCCTGCTGTCGATGAGGACGAAGCGCTCGCCACGCTCGAGCGCGGCGTGCACGTCGGACGGATCGGTCTCGAAACGGAGCTTCGCGGAGAAGTGCTGGATGGCGTCTTCGGTCATAGTCGTCATGCCACGAGACTAGGAAAACCCGCCGGCCGGCTGAAGGACCGATCCACGGCCTTCAGCCGCTTCGACCGTCGATCTCATGGCAGAATCACGCCATGACCGTCACTTCCACGTTCGCCGTCGACAGCACCGACCGGAGCATCCTGGCGGAGCTGCAACGCGACGGCCGGCAGTCGATCGCCGAGCTGGCCCGGACCGTCCACATGTCGAACAGCGCAGTGGCCGAACGCGTGCGGCGGCTCGAGGAGGCCGGGGTGATCACGGGCTATCGGGCCGTGATCGACCCCGAGCGGCTGGGCTACGGGATCCTCGCCTACCTGCGACTGCGCTACCCCAGCAGTCAGTACAAGCCGCTCCACGACCTGCTCGCCGAGATCCCCGAAGTCGTCGAGGCGCACCACGTCACCGGAGACGACTGCTTCATCCTCAAAGTGGTCGCAACCTCCATGCGACACCTGGAGCAGATCAGCGGTCGCGTCGGAACGCTGGGAAGCGTGACAACGAGCGTTTCGTACTCGAGCCCGTTCCCGACGCGGACGATCGTCCCGCCGCAGTCGTGAACCGCGACAAACCCGTAAGGGTGGAGCCTAGGAGATTCGAACTCCTGACATCCTGCTTGCAAAGCAGGCGCTCTACCAACTGAGCTAAGGCCCCGTATGAGGTGATGGTGGGGATACGAGGACTTGAACCTCGGACCTCTTCGTTATCAGCGAAGCGCTCTAACCGCCTGAGCTATATCCCCGAATGGGCAGATATGAGACTACCCGATCTGCCCGACCATTGCGAAATCGGTCAGTTGTTGGTGAAACCGACCAGCAGACCGCCGGTGATCTTCACTGAAAGGTTGTAGAGCAGCGCGAACACGGCGCCCAGAGCGGTCACCACCACGATGTCGAGGATGGCGACGATGAGCGAGAAGCCCATCACCTGACCGAGCCCCAGGATCGAGCGGAGGTCGCTGCCGCCGGCACCCGAGATGTCCTTGAACAGGCTGTTCACCTGGTCGAAGATGCCGGTGCGGTCGAGCACGGTCCAGATAAGGAACGTGCCGACGATGGCGATGATCGCGAGGCAGATCCCGGCGAGGAACGACAGCTTCACGGTCGACCAGAAGTCGATGTACACCAGCTTGAGCCGCACCTGCTTGGCGGATGCGGGTCGGCGGGACGACTTCTTGGCCAACTTCTCGGCGACGCTACTGCTCATCTACGGTTTCATCCTTCCCGACGGCCTCGGTATCCTCCGCGGGAAGGGAGGATTCGAGATCACGTTCGGTGTTCTTCGCCAGAGCGATGATCTTGTCGGACTCGGCGAAACGTGCAAAGACGACACCCATGGTGTCGCGGCCCTTGGCTGGTACCTCGGCCACGGCAGAGCGTACCACCTTGCCGCTGGCAAGAACCACAAGGACCTCGTCGTCTTCGCCGACGATCAGCGCGCCCACCAGGTCTCCCCGGTCGTCGTTGAGTTTGGCCACCTTGATGCCCAGACCACCGCGGTTCTGCAGTCGGTACTGGTCCGCAGCGGTGCGCTTCGCATACCCGCCCTCGGTGACGACGAAGACGTAGCCCTCGTCGGAGACCACCGAGGCGTCGAGCAGCCGGTCGTCGCCGCGGAAATGCATTCCGATGACACCGGAGGTCGACCGACCCATCGGACGGAGGGCCTCGTCGGACGCCGTGAAGCGGATGGACATGCCCTTGCGGGAGACCAGGAGCAGGTCGGAGTCCTCTTCGACCAGCAGCGCGGAGACGAGCTCGTCGTCCTCACGCAGCTTGATCGCGATGATCCCGCCCGTACGGTTGGTGTCGTACTCCTCGAGCGCCGTCTTCTTGATCAGGCCGTCGCGCGTGGCGAGCACGAGGTACTTCGCCGCCTGGTAGTCGCGGATGTCGAGGATCTCGGCGATCTCCTCATCCGGCTGCATGGCGAGCAGGTTGGCGACGTGCTGACCCTTGGCGTCGCGGCCGGCCTCCTGCACCTCGTAGGCCTTGGCGCGGTAGACGCGTCCCTTGTTCGTGAAGAAGAGGAGCCAGTGGTGCGTCGTCGTCACGAAGAAGTGGTCGACGACGTCCTCGCCGCGCAGCTGCGCGCCCTTCACGCCCTTCCCGCCGCGGTGCTGGCTGCGGTAGTTGTCGCTGCGCGTCCGCTTGATGTACCCGCCGCGGGTGACGGTGACCACCATCTCCTCTTCGGGGATGAGGTCCTCGACGCTCATGTCGCCGTCGTAGCCGAACATGATCTCTGTGCGGCGGTCGTCGCCGAAGCGGTCGACGATCTCGGTGAGCTCCTCGCTCACGATCGAGCGCTGGCGCATCGGGTCGTCGAGGATGGCGTGGAACTCGGCGATCTGCTTCTCGATCGCGTCGGCCTCGTCCACGATCTTCTGCCGTTCGAGGGCGGCCAGGCGGCGGAGCTGCATGGCGAGGATCGCATCCGCCTGCACGTCATCGACGTCGAGAAGGGTCTTCAGCCCCTCACGCGCGTCGTCGACCGTCGGCGAGCGGCGGATGAGCGCGATGACCTCGTCGAGCGCATCCAGCGCCTTGAGGTAGCCGCGCAGGATGTGGGCACGCTCCTCCGCCTTCCGCAGACGGAAGCGCGTGCGCCGGACGATGACCTCGATCTGGTGGTCCACCCACGCGGTGATGAATCCGTCGAGCGCCAGGGTGCGCGGCACGTTGTCGACGATCGCGAGCATGTTCGCGCCGAAGTTCTCCTGCAGCTGCGTGTGCTTGTACAGGTTGTTCAGCACGACCTTGGCGACGGCGTCGCGCTTCAGCACGATCACGAGGCGCTGGCCGGTGCGGCCGGAGGTCTCGTCGCGGATGTCGGCGATGCCGCCGATACGACCCTCCTTGACGAGGTCCGCGATCTTGATCGCGAGGTTGTCCGGGTTCACCTGGTACGGCAGCTCGGTGACGACGAGGCAGACCCGACCCTGGATCTCCTCGATCGTGACGACGGCGCGCATCGTGATCGAGCCGCGACCGGTGCGGTAGGCGTCGTGGATGCCCTTGACGCCGAGGATCTGAGCGCCGGTCGGGAAGTCCGGTCCCTTGATCCGCTTGATGAGCTCCTCGAGCAGCTCCTCACGGGAAGCCTCAGGATGCTGCAGATGCCACAGAGCACCGTCGGCCACCTCGCGCAGGTTGTGCGGCGGGATGTTGGTGGCCATGCCGACCGCGATGCCGACGGAGCCGTTGACGAGCAGGTTCGGGAACCGGCTCGGCAGGACCGCCGGCTCCTGGGTGCGTCCGTCGTAGTTGTCCTGGAAGTCGACGGTCTCCTCGTCGATGTCCCGCACCATCTCG is from Leifsonia sp. 466MF and encodes:
- a CDS encoding cell division protein CrgA, with translation MARSKSKTRTERPVRAERSAAASGEEAPNPVWFKPVMFGFMLLGLIWIIVFYVSQNQYPIPALGAWNILVGFGIAFIGFLMTTRWR
- a CDS encoding rhomboid family intramembrane serine protease; protein product: MTQPVDARANYCYRHPDRQSYVLCQRCGRTICPECQTPAAVGVVCPECMAQQRATHPRTKPAWVTRLTGSGAPVVTYAIIALCVLVFIVQTLGSLLNLPVNSALVYAGAYSYPSGTFGVAFEPWRMFTSVFAHANIIHIALNMYTLFIFGMALEPLLGRARYLALFLISGFAGSLGVLLLASPVQPVLGASGAIFGLFGAFFIIQRRLGGSATQMLVLLAINLGIGFLPGFNIAWQAHVGGLIGGVLVGLIYVETRQPQRRRLQLPLLVLLCLIFVAVSLIHFFV
- a CDS encoding peptidylprolyl isomerase — its product is MSKHTAVATLHTNYGDIKVNLFGNHAPKTVRNFVGLATGEIEWTHPATGEKSKTPLYDGVVFHRIIPGFMIQGGDPLGQGVGGPGYQFDDEISPDLDFTQPYILAMANAGIQGGRGTNGSQFFITVAPTTWLQGKHTIFGEVADDASRKIVDKLAEVPTDARDRPLDDVVIESIDIEQV
- a CDS encoding PspC domain-containing protein, translating into MSTLMRPRDGRVIAGVCAGLANRFGLRPWTVRVLFLLSCLLPGPQFIAYLVMWIVIPGEQGRGAATV
- a CDS encoding NUDIX hydrolase encodes the protein MDIRVAAYGVIVDGDRILLAHWNEGGRSGWTLPGGGIDPGEDPVDAVVREIAEETGYAAEAGDLLGIDSKVIPAEHRFVPDAGPLHALRIVYRARVVGGSLTNELDGTTDEAAWFPLDRIPSRRVELVDTALEMAGLTGRR
- a CDS encoding Fpg/Nei family DNA glycosylase, giving the protein MPELPEVTALAADLDGRLKQRVIDRLSIVAFSALKTFDPPADALHGLTITGVSRHGKFLDIAAGELHIVVHLARAGWIRWRDSPPPPPNGRLGKGPLAARLVLDDGSGLDITEAGTKKSLAIYVVRDPAEVPGIQRLGPDPLDPSFTEEAFAGILAGQGRAQIKGVLRNQSLIAGIGNAYSDEILHVAKMSPYKPANMAADDVARLYEAMQSTLREALARADGLAASELKSEKKSNLRVHGRTGQPCPVCGDTIRQVIFHDSTFQYCPTCQTGGKPLADRVLSRLLK
- a CDS encoding rhodanese-like domain-containing protein, with product MTEDAIQHFSAKLRFETDPSDVHAALERGERFVLIDSRAAAAWSHGRVAGAVHLPTAEIEERAPGSIPLNMPVVVYCWGPGCNGSTRAALAFSRLGYEVREMIGGYEYWAREGLPTVDDSGPIERSVDPLTAPPGFECAC
- a CDS encoding Lrp/AsnC family transcriptional regulator — translated: MTVTSTFAVDSTDRSILAELQRDGRQSIAELARTVHMSNSAVAERVRRLEEAGVITGYRAVIDPERLGYGILAYLRLRYPSSQYKPLHDLLAEIPEVVEAHHVTGDDCFILKVVATSMRHLEQISGRVGTLGSVTTSVSYSSPFPTRTIVPPQS
- a CDS encoding DUF3566 domain-containing protein, which encodes MSSSVAEKLAKKSSRRPASAKQVRLKLVYIDFWSTVKLSFLAGICLAIIAIVGTFLIWTVLDRTGIFDQVNSLFKDISGAGGSDLRSILGLGQVMGFSLIVAILDIVVVTALGAVFALLYNLSVKITGGLLVGFTNN
- the gyrA gene encoding DNA gyrase subunit A, producing the protein MTDEENVSGESGAGFGIHGRIDQVDLQSEMQRSYLDYAMSVIIGRALPEVRDGLKPVHRRVIYAMFDGGYRPDKAFSKCARVVGDVMGQFHPHGDSAIYDALVRLVQPWSLRYPLALGQGNFGSPGNDGAAAPRYTETKMAPLALEMVRDIDEETVDFQDNYDGRTQEPAVLPSRFPNLLVNGSVGIAVGMATNIPPHNLREVADGALWHLQHPEASREELLEELIKRIKGPDFPTGAQILGVKGIHDAYRTGRGSITMRAVVTIEEIQGRVCLVVTELPYQVNPDNLAIKIADLVKEGRIGGIADIRDETSGRTGQRLVIVLKRDAVAKVVLNNLYKHTQLQENFGANMLAIVDNVPRTLALDGFITAWVDHQIEVIVRRTRFRLRKAEERAHILRGYLKALDALDEVIALIRRSPTVDDAREGLKTLLDVDDVQADAILAMQLRRLAALERQKIVDEADAIEKQIAEFHAILDDPMRQRSIVSEELTEIVDRFGDDRRTEIMFGYDGDMSVEDLIPEEEMVVTVTRGGYIKRTRSDNYRSQHRGGKGVKGAQLRGEDVVDHFFVTTTHHWLLFFTNKGRVYRAKAYEVQEAGRDAKGQHVANLLAMQPDEEIAEILDIRDYQAAKYLVLATRDGLIKKTALEEYDTNRTGGIIAIKLREDDELVSALLVEEDSDLLLVSRKGMSIRFTASDEALRPMGRSTSGVIGMHFRGDDRLLDASVVSDEGYVFVVTEGGYAKRTAADQYRLQNRGGLGIKVAKLNDDRGDLVGALIVGEDDEVLVVLASGKVVRSAVAEVPAKGRDTMGVVFARFAESDKIIALAKNTERDLESSLPAEDTEAVGKDETVDEQ